In Camelina sativa cultivar DH55 chromosome 13, Cs, whole genome shotgun sequence, the genomic window CAATTGTACAACTTATAGCTAGTTTGTTGGTTGGATTAGTCGGtctaatttttcttcttattattatagaGCAACTTGTGTGTGTCCTTACTTTTATACACTTTTCTTATGTCATCTAGAAGTTGCTGAAGATTATTCTCATAATGTAGGCTTGCCTGAAATACAAAACAGAGATGGTTCTTTTAGTCTTCTGTCTATACCGAGCTGCTGTCTAATTTCCCTGATAAATGATTTAGTTTGTTGTTATAATCTTGCACAGGTGACTGTTAGTTGTTCACTTGTTAAAATGGACTATGAAGGTCGGTCTGATGGCCGCTCGATCAAGTCAATGATTGCACATGTTTCTCCTCTTAAACTTGTACGTTGCAAATCCTTTTTTCTGGTCTTCTATGTATATAGTGCTAAGCATTGATATAAATTATGGTGATGTAATGGTATATCATGTGAAGGTTCTGGTGCATGCGATAGCTGAGGCTACAGAGCATTTGAAGCAACACTGCTTGAACAACATCTGTCCGCACGTGTACGCTCCTCAAATAGAGGAAACAGTCGATGTGACTTCTGATTTATGTGCTTACAAGGTAGAAATCTGAAATTTATTAGGAAGATCATTGTAAGCATATGTTTTGAGTTGTGATTGAATTAACCTGTATGGTAATACAATCAGGTCCAACTTTCTGAAAAGCTGATGAGCAATGTGATCTTCAAGAAGGTACCTTTTAAATCCATGGTTataacatgtatatattttccGGATTTGCATCCAATGATAAATGATGGAATAATATCAGCTGGGAGATTCGGAAGTAGCTTGGGTGGATTCTGAAGTAGGGAAGACAGAGAGCGACATGAGGTCTCTACAACCGATGGCCGGCGCTGCATCTCCACACAAACCTGTTCTAGTAGGTGATCTGAAAATTGCAGACTTCAAGCAGTTTCTGTCAAGCAAGGGTGTTCAGGTAGAGTTTGCAGGTGGAGGAGCTTTACGTTGTGGAGAATATGTCACTCTACGTAAGGTCGGCCCGACTGGTCAAAAGGTAATACAAAGCATTTCTTACAAAATATTACTACAAGTATTAAGCAAATCACACAATGgcttaaaaagttttaaaatttatggggGCTTGTTCAGGGAGGAGCATCGGGTCCACAGCAAATTCTGATAGAAGGACCCTTGTGTGAAGACTACTACAAAATCAGGGATTATCTCTATTCTCAATTTTACCTTCTCTGATGAAGATTCTTCTCCTTTCGGCAACACTTTTTAGGTGGTAACCTCGTAGattaatgtgttaaaaaaaatggcaaaataGATTTTTCCTATGTCTTTTTGTCCTGTCATCTTGgtagaaaacttaaaaattttacttaCCCGTTATTACCAAAGCTTAAAAGGTGtgattttgtaactttgtaCCAACATCGTAAGGGATATATATACCACTCCTCCTCTATAACTATGGTTATTACCGAAGCTTAACGTTTCATTTTTATAGTCAAAAAGATTTTACCATAGATTTATGTCAAGAATCGGATTCCTAACAATCGAAAGACCATTTTCATTAAAGAGATTTAAGTTTCCAGCACCTGGTATTGGCTTTGTGATGATGTGGCATTTAGCTTCTTTACTTGTTAAAACCATTTGTTAAACATGGAAATctggaaaaataaagaaagcaaTTTCAAAGATATTAGGTGGTTAGGTGTGGTCTGTGTGTTTGTGTCCGTGTGAGGCTCATCATTCTCCAACGCCTCTGGTAACGAAACGAACACACGCATTACTCtaattctaaaccctaatcctccTTTCCcattattctcttcttctcttctaccAGTCAATCTTTCTTATCCTCTCTCTCTTACTCCAAAACAAGCCATGGCTTCTGCGACCGCCACGTGGACACCTTCCTCCCTCCAGCTCCGTCTCGCTTTTAGCTGCGGCGTTCGTCGGAATTCTCGCGCCGTTTACTTACGACCGTTGCGATTAGCTAGGAAATCGGGTTGTGGAGTTGTCGTCTGTGTTTCGCAGAAGCCTGAAGTCGATTCTGCGTGGACCGGATCGGATTCGTCAAAGTCGTCGGCTGATAATTTGGCTGGGTGGGATGATTCTGGTAACGATGATAAAAAGTCGTCTAGagctaagaagaagagtttgattGAAGGTATATGCGGAGAATTAACCAAGAGTGTTATGAACTGTGAGATTCGGAGTTTTCGATGTTTAAATTTGATGATAAGAGTAGTTCTAGGAGCCAtgagtgttgttgttcttctggAGGAGTTGCATACACTTATCTTTTAGTGTGCCTCTTTTTCTCTGATTGAATAGTTTATTCAGAGGTTGTTTAGTCAGTGCAGATTCTCAAAATGGTTCAATGTATGTTACGATGGAGTTTTTGTTAGGACTCTTTagtatttttgatttctctgtcTGAAGCTGTGTATAGTTTACCGGTTTTCTGGTGGACTAATAACAATCTGGAAGTAGTTTGCTTTCAGGTGTAGTTGGGGCTGGAGTTGCTGGAATCGTTTTGTTTCTTGGGCTAAGCTATGCAGCAGCATCTTTTAACAAGCGTAATACTCCTTTTGTTAAAGCTTTTCAAGCTCTTTCAAGTGCCTGTTTCAGAATGATTTCGTTACTGATTTATAGGGCAATTATCTTTTGAGTGCaggaacaaagaaacaagagatGCATTCGTTGACTTCTCATCAGGAAAGTATGATTCAGTCGTCTGATGAAATTTCTAGTGATGAGATCAAGTTAGATAACAGTGAGGAAAACAGTCTTAAGGATGAGGGTAAGGGTGTAGAAAATAATGATATAGCTCAGCAAGGTGATGAAGGGTCTGGTGAAGATAAACTACTTGGTAAGGAGACTTCGCCATTTGATGGTGTCATGCCTGATGAAACAGATGCCACTGAAAGGATTCCCCTAGATACGCCTGAAGCAGATGTGATGATCAATGTGGAAACTGATCTTGAGACAGCAGAAAGTGAGAAGATAATTTCTGAATCTAAGTCTCAGTTAGACTCATCCACTGAGTCTATTCTTCCAGATTCAGAAAGTAGTAATCTTGCGGATGTGGAAAATCCAGCTACTAGCCTTCCAAACACTGAACCAACCAATGTGTCTGATTTTGAAAATCGTGTTAACAGTCAGAAGGAAAATTCCCCGTCTTCTTTATCTGACATCGATGCTTATGCAGCCACCGGGACGGTAACTGAGGAGCTTCCTGAGGTTTCTCCACCAAATGACACGGAAACAGCATTCTCGACTGTAACTGAGGAGCTTCCTGAGGTTGACGGAACACCCGAGTACTTGGCTGCGGGAAGTATGACATCAGTCTCAGACATAGATACGACGAAAGAAAGTGAGTCTTCGAAAACTCCTGTCCCAGTATCAACAGATGGGGCAAACGATGAACTAAACATAAATAGTCAAGATGAGCTCGACAATGGACCGCCTTTGGAAATACCAAGCGCTGGAAGTGCATTTTCTTCTGCAGGAATACCTGCACCATTTATGTCTGTTCTAGTAAATCCTGGAAAGATTCTTGTCCCCGCTGCTGCTGATCAGGTCCAGTGTCAAGCATTTGCAGCTTTGCAAGTTCTGaaggtaatattattttttatgtggTACAAGACCCTCGCTATGTGTGTTGATGTAGAGCTTTGCATTGTTCTGGCACTTGTAAATCTTGCAGCTTATAGTTCATTGTGTTATCTCTCAGGTCATTGAAACTGACACCCAACCTAGTGATCTATGTACTCGCAGAGAATATGCCAGGTGGCTGGTTTCTGCTAGCAGCGCGTTATCAAGGTATACTCTTGTGATAGTGTTAGTGTATCTGATGGTGTTAAACTGTTTGTCTTTGGTATTTAAAAGTGAAATTCATACATTTATGTGTGTTCTTCAACTTTTTGCAGAACCGCAACCTCAAAAGTGTATCCTGCTATGTATATAGAGAATGTTACTGAGCTTGCTTTCGATGATGTTACTCCAGAAGACCCTGATTTCTCATCCATTCAAGGTTAAGATGAACTCTGAATTTTAATTCTAGCCGTAAGTAAATAACATATGAAGCCAAATTCCGTTTACTCTTTTCAGGGTTGGCAGAAGCGGGACTCATCACGAGCAAGCTTTCTGACCGCGATCTGCTTGACGATGTTGAAGGCACAGTCCTGTTTTCCCCTGAAAGGTATTTATGTTGCCGGAAACTCAATCCAGCTTGTCAAAAAGAAATTCTGAATATGTATATCGCAttgataaaaacatataaataaggCTGCGGGATACCTTAAATTCTCTTTATGACATCAGTGCTGCATTTTCAATATTCTCATGAAATGAATCGGcataaaatatttgttcatTCTGTTTctagaatattattatattttgtactTTTGACTATACTTTGGTATTTCAGATGTAGTTTATTTCTATAAGTTAAGCTTATTTCTGGTCCGTTGCAGCCTTCTTTCACGCCAGGATCTTATAAGCTGGAAAATGGCCTTGGAGAAACGACAGCTTCCAGAAGCTGATAAAAAGGTTGGATATTAAGCTTGGTTTTGTTCACTTCTCATAAGATTGCAAATAATCATTAATTCGCTTAATCATGCAGAAGCTGTATGAACTATCGGGTTTCATTGACATCGAGAAGATAAACCCAGATGCATGGCCTGCTATTATCGCAGATTTATCTACTGGGGAACAAGGAATCGCTGCCCTTGCATTTGGTATGTGCAGATATCACATTTAGATATGTCTTCTTGCACATTCGTTACCTTTTTGTATTAATGCACACACATTTTTTAGGTTGTACAAGATTGTTTCAGCCTCAAAAACCAGTCACCAAAGGACAAGCTGCCATTGCTCTTTCAAGTGGTGAGGCATCCGATATTGTTAGTGAGGAATTGGCACGTATAGAAGCAGAATCGATGGCTGAAAAAGCTGTGTCTGCGCATAACGCCCTTGTTGCGGAGGTAGAAAAAGACGTCAATGCAAGCTTTGAGAAAGAGCTTTCCGTGGAACGGGAAAAGATTGAAGCGGTCGAGAAAATGGCGGAACTAGCGAAAGTGGAGTTAGAGCAgctgaaggagaagagagaggaagagaatcTGGCCTTGGTGAAAGAACGAGCTGCTGTCGAGTCAGAAATGGAGGTGCTCTCAAGGTTAAGACGCGAAGCAGAAGACAAGCTGGAGGATTTGATGAGTAACAAGGCGGAGATATCTTTTGAGAAGGAAAGGGTTTCCAATCTTCgaaaagaagctgaagaagagagCCAGCGGATTTCAAAGTTGCAGTATGAATTGGAAGTTGAACGAAAAGCCCTGTCTATGGCCAGGTACTTTTAAACTCATTACTTTTATAAGGACAAAAGTTTctatcaaaattttgatatctaacCCATGAGTATAACTGTATAAACCTTTCAATCTGTCCATAACCGTATTCCCGTCATATGTTGTTTGTTCAGATCGTGGGCCGAGGAGGAAGGAAAGAGAGCTAAAGAACAAGGAAGAGCCTTAGAAGAGGCAAGAAAGCGATGGGAAACAAATGGACTGAAAGTTGTTGTTGGTAAAGACCTTCAAGAGACGAGCATTGGAGAGACTGAAGAAAGTGTATTACTAAACAATGTGGAGAGATCGTCGGTTGAAGAAACTGAGGAGAGAGCCAAAACCCTGATGGATAAGCTGAAAGAGATGGCTGGAACCGTGGGAGGAAAATCCCGGGAAGTGATCTTCATTGTGATGGAGAAAATACGATCGTGGATTACAGTTTTGAAGGAATACGCAGAGAATTTAGGAAAGCGAACTGGAGAAATGAGAGATGCGGCCGTTGTCAAGGCAAAAGGAGCTGCTGAGGGAGTTGGGAAAGGAACAGTTCAGGTAACCGAGAAGGTGAAGAGAGTCGCTGAGGAGTGTAGAGATGGTGTTGGAAAGATCTCCCAAAGGTTCAAGACCTAAGTAAGAAAAGTATCttaactttttgtattttgtttctaaatgataaaaataaaagagaataagGGATGACCATGACATTTACAGTATTGGTCCAGTGATGATCAGAACTCAAAATTGTatcattttgtaattttttgttgtggttACTAATACTTACACTTTAGTGCAATATGTTATAGCTGCCTTGGTTCATAGGCGCTCTTCACTGCAGATGATAACATCTGAATTACGTCAATCCAATTTTAATAATCCCCACAGTTGGATTATGTTATGAACATTGGTTGAGACGAACGGTATGGTTATATTAGTTCTCAATAGTTTAAGCTTTTTGTAATTGTCCAACTAAATGCATTATACAGTTTATACTAGGAACCATAGTTTTTTAACTTATAAAACTCCCAAACTCGTTAGATTTCATAAACTCAGAAAACCCAAGTACCAGAAAAATTCGAGACCTAAGTATTGATAAACCGcgcaccaaaaagaaaaacagagtcttacacaaaatcaagaacgagaggaagaagaattcAAGAATGATTAAAGTTCTAAAGCAACGATCtttacttcttctcttctttttcggCCTCAGCTGCCCTCTTGGCTCTGGCACCAGCATGGCGTGCGTTTGTACGCTCAAGACGGAGTTTGTCATAAGCTTTGAAAGCCTTCATATCGGCACTCAGCTTCACTAGCTCCATGGCTGCCTTCTGGCTAACAATTGGCATGTAATCTCCCTGGACTTGAGTAGCATTAGCAAGCTCCTCTGGGGTAGAATCACCAGCCTAAAATACAAAAGATACCAAAttgttatatacatataacaaaGAACTCAAGAATCAAGAGGTGTATCTCAATGAACTTCTCTATCTAATATATCAAATGGATGATACCTTGACTTTACGGGAACGGCGAGGGAACACAACCAGCTTAGCCTTGTAAGTCTTTAACCTTTGGACATTGGATTGAAGACCCTCCAAAGAACGGTTCTTGCGACGGTGATCAACAGAAATTCCGATTGTTGGAGCCAACTTCTTTGGGATACCAGCAGACTGATGAAACACATAAAGGAATTATTATCATCTCTATAGACCTTAAAAAGATAACAGCCAAAGAAGAGAGACGTTCCAGAATTCAGACCTTAAGCTCTTCACGAGTGAATCCTTTACCAGCTCTAACTTTCATGTTGTACTTAAGAGTCTGACCATGCACAACAGGGCGGAGAGGACCAGAGGTTGGACGAGGGAAGATCTTCACAGCCTTCGTCTGCCTAGCTGAAGAAACACATCACGCAAAAGGAGACATAAGTGATGGTGAGAGAGTTTACTTCACAAGTAGACAATTCAAAACGTAAGTAAGTAAATgattcaagaagaaagaagatccAAAAAGAGAATTTTTACTAACCAACACGTCTCCTTGTTTTCCTGGCAGGCTGGTTAAACCAAGTCTTGACATAGTTCTGCCAATGCTTGCGGAAGTGTGAGCTCGGGATAACGTTGTTGTGCTTCATTTTTCTAcgaaacaaaatacaaaaagttaaaacatgagaacaagagaaaacaaaaaaaaagatcttatcTTTCAATTCTAATCGTGTTAAGCAATTAGGAGAATTCACATTACAAAAACTACATTAACGGAGCAAATGAGGATAATCAAACACATTACAAGTGATACAACAGATTAGGCTACTTTATATTACTAAAAGCATGATCAACAACCAACAAATTTACAGAATCAAATGCTATACAGAATCCTAACAAAATTAAACGCAGAGCtcgaaatgaaaaagaaaaaaaaaacattggattCAACTAAATCAACACACACCAAAGTTTCAATTCATTCATCCATGatccaatagaaaaaaatgttaaattccTAATGACGTAAATTTCTTAAACACCTAACGAAGAGAGACGAGAAAAGCTCAGAGAGgtcgatagagagagagagagtcagagagaaGGAGAGACTCACCCAGCGGCTTGACAGAGTGACTGAAACGAAACGACTAGGGCTGCTCCAGATCCTGATGAtacatttgatatataataaaaaccctaatttcacttCACAGAAAGGTTTACTATTGGGCTTACTATTGGGCTTCGTAGGTTTAAATGGACCTGGTCTCAATCAAATAAAGACGAAAGcgaattattattataatataaacgGTGCGTTTATTCCCCATTTCGAAAACGATATCGTTTTTTGTGTGTAAGCTTCTCACATACGCCTAGGTAGGACCAATTTCGGAGTCATCGAAGGAGCCAGACTTctagaatttgaatttttttttctttaacggCTCAattcatttctctctctttctcccaaaggaaacaaaatcttcaGATTCAAACgtttcttctccctttttatCTAAAGagattctctttgtttgttcGATTTCGAATTCTAtcagtgagaaaaaaaaaaaaaaacctaaaattttgAGATTATGGAGACGAAGATGACGAAACTGGTTCGGGTTGTGGCTAGGGTTAAACCCTCCACGGATCCGTCGTCAACAGGATCAATACTGATCCAAAAGCCGGTGGGTGAAGATTCTGAGACTGTTACGATTTCGTTTGGAGTTCAATTCGCTGGGTAAATTTCATTTATTCCCCCTCTCTCTGATTTGATTCTATTTGGTTGGTTACAATTTGCGAAATGAATTGCATCTGGAGGTTTCGACTACGATTTTGACACTCAATATAATCTTAACTTCTGAGTTTTCTTCGATTACTTTGTCTATAtgtgttgttgacttgtttCGTTGTTGAGAATTCAGTTGCGATTTTGAGTTGGGTTTATCGGATTTTGCCATGGAACTGTTTGATTTGATCTAAAAGTTGTGTTTATATCAACTCTTGTGTGTTAATCTTCTGATTTCTTATGGAGATATGACATCATTAGACACCAAAATGTTTAACtgtgaatatatatactttgattcTCAGTCTGTAGTGGATTAGCAACTGTTCAAGCCTAATTAATGAgcaaagtcttttttttttttttctgtgtttgtgaCAGTTCGAAAGACTCGTATAAGTTGGACTACTGCTACGAAGAAAGTGAAGCTACTGATTTGATTCTCACTAAGGAGATAAAACCTCTTATCTCTAGTGTCTTTGAGGGTAGAGATGCTAATGTTATTGCCCATGGAGCAAGAAGTAGCGGAAAAACACATCTAATCCAGGTATTCAAAGGAATGATCCCtgcaagtctttttttttttgtaatatcatCACTATTGTCTCTATAGATGAAGCTGTTAATTGAGTGATGTATGGTGTTTGTAGGGAAATGAGAGTGAGTTTGGTTTAGCCATCCTGACAATGTCTGAGATGCTATCCATGGCTGAGGAAAAAGGAAACTCAGTTTCCGTATCGGTTTACGAGGTTTCTCAGGAAATTGTGTATGATCTCTTAGACCAACAGAAGCGAGTGGTTACTGTACTAGAAGGTGCACAAGGGAAAATTCAACTCAAGGGACTTTCACAGGCAAGTCATATTTCGTGTTCTTGAGTTTAAAAAGGTTGAGATATGCGTTTTTTGCAGCATccttaatatttcaaaatttctgCTTTTCACAGGTACCTGTCAAGTCTCTCTCAGAATTCCAGAACTTATATTTTGGTCTCAAGAAAACTCAGAAGCTGAGTAGTGACCCTCCAGTTAGGAGTCATAAAGGTCTGATGATACATGTTATCAGTGCCAATGCAGACTCTCATGGGAGGATGAACTTTCTTGATATGGCAGGTTGAGTATTTTAATGTCAGATTCTAATtatcttttctatatatgtgaTAATTTTGTGTCAGCATGTGATAGGAGTTGTCTTTCTCTAACAGGATATGAGGACTCCAGGAAGCAAAACAGTGCTCTAGGTCCTCTAGAGATTGCCAGGATAAATAAGTCGATTTATGCATTACAGAATGTCATGTATGCGCTCAATGCCAATGAATCTCATGTACCATATCGGGAGAGCAAACTCACTCGCATGTTGAAGGATTGTTTACAAGGATGCAACAGAACATTGCTGATCACTTGTTTGGTAGATACTGTTGCTTGCTTTTGAGctatttattttaagtttatgaTTAACTGAATGTAACTGCAGCGATGCTaacctttttttattgtttcagcCCCGGGAATTTAGCCAAGACTCCTTTTACATGCTAAACTTAGCATCACGGATCTGTCAAGGCGGTAACCGAGCCATGAATAATACTACTAAGAAGAAGATCAACGGTCTTGAAAAATCTGTTTCACTATCCTCTGCTGCTCAAAGGAGACAGACACCTTTGACTGTGTCTGCTACTAATAGAAAACAGACAGTACTAAGGGGAAATGTGACAGAGAGAAAGACTAAAATCAACACTGCTGCTTCTGCACTTAAAGCAAGGTAAATCTTTCAGAACCAGATTTGTATCAACTTTAAGCCTTGATATCCTTGGTATACCTTCATCTGTTTGTTTAAGCTAGGTAAATGATGATTCTTTTTTTGCAATGATTGAAGGAAACTGTTTGGTGAAGCGAATGATTCGGCGAGATGTAAAACTAGCTCGAAGAAGGTAATTCAACTTTCGCTTTTATCCTTGTGAATTCAGAAATAGTTTAGTTAAGactttttttggattttgtagatGGAAGGCAAAGCAAAGATGACACTTAAAAAGGTAGAGCATCTTCATTCTGGATATTAGAGTAATGCTTTTCGGTTTATTCTTTCACCTCGAATGACTCTTGTGTCTATGTTAATGCAGGAAATCTCCACCTCGAAGGTTATCTTGAGCGTTCAAGCCTCCTCATCAAAAGAAGTAAGTATCTGCGAGATTGAACTAATAGGAGCTGCATGGCTATATATTACTAAGGCTTTACTTACAAACACTCTTTTTCTATATTGTAGGAAGTCTGTTCATATTTTACTGTTACAGATTCTCAATCTTCTTTGGTTGAAGAGGTAATAATTTCTATTAACGTCAATATGAAAATTTGGAAGGCATTACTTACATTCAGTGGATCACGGTTGGCTTTGACTTCTTTGCAGAATTCTCTGGCTTACTCATGTTCAGCAGTAGCCATGGAACCGGTAAATTCTCCTTTTGCAACTTCTCTGCATCTCACACTGATGCCAAAACAAATTATAGAATCGGAGCTGTTTCCTTTCTTGAAATTCAGTTTGGTCAGAATATCTAATATTTACTTCTTTTCATTTCTAGAGCTATTCAACAAGCGTCTCTTTAAGCTCTGAAGTTGTTGATACTACAGATAAGGTAATTTGTATAggtattatgttttgtttcaacATCTGGGTATCAATAGTACCGACAGTTTATCCCATTGATCTTTAGGAGACACCCCGGAAACATGAGGAAAAGGTTTCAGGAGCCACTCAATGTGATGATGCTGTTGCAGACAAAGGTGAGACAGACAGGAAAGTTGATAAAGAAGAGTCTGGTTTAAAGGAGAagttaacttatttatttttttcgtatGGCAGTACAAATAGTAGAGTCAGGGGTAGAGAGAGATGACAACAATTCAGTCACTGGAGAAGATCTCCCTCTGGTGGTTAATGAAGGTAGGTTGTGAGTCGTGTGACATTAATCTAAGAAAGTAATATAATGAAACCTTTTGCTCAATTTCTGGTCTTTCTCTATATGGTAGGTGAAAACCtggacaaagaaaacaacagttTGCTAGGCAACGAAACTGCATCACCACCGCTTAGCATCCGACTTCAAAATCTGTCAAACAATTTGAAGTCGATATGCAAAATTTCAAACCAACTATCAGTACCTGAGAAATATCAAACTCCCTTCACTGAATCTCAAGCAGAAGAAGCATTAGAGCACAGTGATATTACTGCTGAAGCTGTTGTCAGTCTAGAGCTAAGAACGCCTGAGAAATCTATGCCTTCCAACGTTGACTGCACTCCTTGGAAGACATATAGCGCACACAGCTCTAAACTAAAGGTAAAAAGAGTTCACAAGTTTAATTAAGATTGACTTTTCATTGAAATTAACATAAACCTTACAACTGACATAATGCATCTTTTGTTTCTGTACAGAACTCTGCTGTTGGAGATTACCTGAAGTTCATAAACACAGCTGGAaagtaagtgttttttttcttttttaaattttttcctTAAGGTAAACACATAATACACATGAATAAACTCTCTTTTTGAGTATTAGAAGCTTTTCAAATCTTGATATAATGTCTTCGGGTATAATCAGTTGAATTTACAAGTATGGTTGGGTCATTATTAATTAGAAATCCTGTCTATATTGGTTATAAAGAACTGAAACTAAATTAggcttttctcttctcttgtgtATTTACAGGGAAGATCTAAAGAAGTTAAAGGTGAGATGACTAGCTTAATcagaattttcaaatatttaactGCTTGTTTATAGTTTAGGACCTAACTTGTTTGTGGCCTATATTGATGACAGGGTATTGGCGAGAAAAGAGCAACTTACATAGTTGAGCTCCGCGATGAATCTCCATTTCACACGGTCAGTGCCACAGTGTTTTTCAAATGAGAAGTTGCATCCCTATCACAATGAAGCAACAATAAACTGTTATATGACTTAAAAATAACATACCTTTTAGTGATATGTATTATCGAACATGTCTTTAAAttcagttttggtttgtttgtatgCGTTTTGTATTTTCTATTGCAGCTTGATGATTTGCAAGGCATCGGACTTTCAGCAAAACAGGTTAGCTTATCATCATTGGACTCcttcaatttctcttttttttccccctttgaGTCAGAAGTTGGTGaccaaatctttcaaaatctccTCTAAATATCCTAAACCCAAAGTCaacctttaaaacaaaaatcaaacaagagacATCAGCAAAACTGTTTCGATCATGCAAAATAtcacagttttctttttttaatccaCAATTCCATTTCACACTAACACAAACTCTGTTTAATTGTGTAATGCTTGGACTTTTGCATTGACAGGTTAAGGGACTGCTTAAAAAAGAGATTGGGGATATTTTCGATTAGTCGAAGGATCTGAAGATATTtatgatgatggtttcaagagatTACGAGGCAACACGACGTTGCTCCTACTGAGATCGAAGTTCTATATACTAGGCCAAAGTTGTTGAATGTGTAATTTGTGGTGTCAAATActtaaattaagtttttaatcGTGACTTACTACTGTTGAAAGATTTGCGTATGTATGAAGAGTGAACAACCGTTTCATTGTTTTAGTGgtgaaaa contains:
- the LOC104736400 gene encoding uncharacterized protein LOC104736400 isoform X1; the encoded protein is MASATATWTPSSLQLRLAFSCGVRRNSRAVYLRPLRLARKSGCGVVVCVSQKPEVDSAWTGSDSSKSSADNLAGWDDSGNDDKKSSRAKKKSLIEGVVGAGVAGIVLFLGLSYAAASFNKRTKKQEMHSLTSHQESMIQSSDEISSDEIKLDNSEENSLKDEGKGVENNDIAQQGDEGSGEDKLLGKETSPFDGVMPDETDATERIPLDTPEADVMINVETDLETAESEKIISESKSQLDSSTESILPDSESSNLADVENPATSLPNTEPTNVSDFENRVNSQKENSPSSLSDIDAYAATGTVTEELPEVSPPNDTETAFSTVTEELPEVDGTPEYLAAGSMTSVSDIDTTKESESSKTPVPVSTDGANDELNINSQDELDNGPPLEIPSAGSAFSSAGIPAPFMSVLVNPGKILVPAAADQVQCQAFAALQVLKVIETDTQPSDLCTRREYARWLVSASSALSRTATSKVYPAMYIENVTELAFDDVTPEDPDFSSIQGLAEAGLITSKLSDRDLLDDVEGTVLFSPESLLSRQDLISWKMALEKRQLPEADKKKLYELSGFIDIEKINPDAWPAIIADLSTGEQGIAALAFGCTRLFQPQKPVTKGQAAIALSSGEASDIVSEELARIEAESMAEKAVSAHNALVAEVEKDVNASFEKELSVEREKIEAVEKMAELAKVELEQLKEKREEENLALVKERAAVESEMEVLSRLRREAEDKLEDLMSNKAEISFEKERVSNLRKEAEEESQRISKLQYELEVERKALSMARSWAEEEGKRAKEQGRALEEARKRWETNGLKVVVGKDLQETSIGETEESVLLNNVERSSVEETEERAKTLMDKLKEMAGTVGGKSREVIFIVMEKIRSWITVLKEYAENLGKRTGEMRDAAVVKAKGAAEGVGKGTVQVTEKVKRVAEECRDGVGKISQRFKT
- the LOC104736400 gene encoding uncharacterized protein LOC104736400 isoform X2, with the protein product MHSLTSHQESMIQSSDEISSDEIKLDNSEENSLKDEGKGVENNDIAQQGDEGSGEDKLLGKETSPFDGVMPDETDATERIPLDTPEADVMINVETDLETAESEKIISESKSQLDSSTESILPDSESSNLADVENPATSLPNTEPTNVSDFENRVNSQKENSPSSLSDIDAYAATGTVTEELPEVSPPNDTETAFSTVTEELPEVDGTPEYLAAGSMTSVSDIDTTKESESSKTPVPVSTDGANDELNINSQDELDNGPPLEIPSAGSAFSSAGIPAPFMSVLVNPGKILVPAAADQVQCQAFAALQVLKVIETDTQPSDLCTRREYARWLVSASSALSRTATSKVYPAMYIENVTELAFDDVTPEDPDFSSIQGLAEAGLITSKLSDRDLLDDVEGTVLFSPESLLSRQDLISWKMALEKRQLPEADKKKLYELSGFIDIEKINPDAWPAIIADLSTGEQGIAALAFGCTRLFQPQKPVTKGQAAIALSSGEASDIVSEELARIEAESMAEKAVSAHNALVAEVEKDVNASFEKELSVEREKIEAVEKMAELAKVELEQLKEKREEENLALVKERAAVESEMEVLSRLRREAEDKLEDLMSNKAEISFEKERVSNLRKEAEEESQRISKLQYELEVERKALSMARSWAEEEGKRAKEQGRALEEARKRWETNGLKVVVGKDLQETSIGETEESVLLNNVERSSVEETEERAKTLMDKLKEMAGTVGGKSREVIFIVMEKIRSWITVLKEYAENLGKRTGEMRDAAVVKAKGAAEGVGKGTVQVTEKVKRVAEECRDGVGKISQRFKT
- the LOC104736402 gene encoding 60S ribosomal protein L13-3-like, which translates into the protein MKHNNVIPSSHFRKHWQNYVKTWFNQPARKTRRRVARQTKAVKIFPRPTSGPLRPVVHGQTLKYNMKVRAGKGFTREELKSAGIPKKLAPTIGISVDHRRKNRSLEGLQSNVQRLKTYKAKLVVFPRRSRKVKAGDSTPEELANATQVQGDYMPIVSQKAAMELVKLSADMKAFKAYDKLRLERTNARHAGARAKRAAEAEKEEKK